In a single window of the Cucurbita pepo subsp. pepo cultivar mu-cu-16 chromosome LG18, ASM280686v2, whole genome shotgun sequence genome:
- the LOC111779639 gene encoding protein NRT1/ PTR FAMILY 6.2-like — translation MDGKLSWTVADAVDYKGFPAEKSKTGGWVPAALILGIEICERLSTMGIAVNLVTYLGGVMHLPSAGSANIVTDFMGTCFLLCLLGGFLADSFLGRYCTILISASIQTLGTAALAVSTKLPQLRPPPCDGIKDCKEANGFQMGILYLALYLIALGTGGLKSSISGFGTDQFDETDEKEKAKMAFFFNRFFLFISTGTLMAVTVLVYIQDEVGRSWAYGICSVSMLVAISLFLLGTKRYRYKKSKGSPVVHILQVIAAAIKKRKLELPQNVGMLYEDSSEQGSRIEHTKQFQFLDKAAIVEQGDFEAHGAASALNPWKLSSVTKVEEVKMMARLLPIWATTIIFWTTYAQMITFSVQQASTMERSIGSFQIPAGSLTVFFVAAILITLGVYDRIIMPLWKKWKGKQGFTNIQRMAIGLVLSILGMAAAAIAERKRLAVAKAVGGDTATLPISVFLLIPQFFLVGAGEAFIYTGQLDFFITKAPKGMKTMSTGLFLTTLSLGFFISSFLVSVVKRVTGTDGEGWLADNINYGRLDCFYGLLTILSLINFVAFLVCVIWYVPQKRKDQQKSGIVNGNMAEEKC, via the exons ATG GATGGTAAGCTAAGCTGGACAGTAGCTGATGCAGTGGATTACAAAGGCTTTCCTGCAGAAAAATCTAAGACTGGTGGATGGGTTCCTGCTGCTCTTATCTTAG GTATTGAAATATGCGAGAGGCTATCAACAATGGGAATAGCAGTGAATCTTGTGACGTATTTGGGTGGGGTAATGCATCTACCCAGTGCAGGTTCAGCCAATATCGTTACAGATTTCATGGGAACATGTTTTCTGCTGTGTTTGCTTGGTGGGTTTTTAGCTGATTCTTTCCTTGGACGATATTGTACCATTCTCATCTCGGCTTCCATTCAAACTCTG GGGACTGCTGCACTTGCAGTTTCAACAAAACTGCCACAGCTTCGTCCGCCGCCGTGTGATGGCATCAAAGACTGCAAGGAAGCAAATGGGTTTCAAATGGGAATTCTGTACCTAGCTTTGTATCTGATTGCTTTGGGGACTGGTGGCTTAAAATCAAGCATTTCTGGTTTTGGAACAGACCAGTTTGATGAGACAGATGAGAAGGAAAAGGCTAAGATGGCGTTCTTCTTTAACAGGTTCTTCCTGTTCATCAGCACTGGGACTTTGATGGCTGTTACTGTGCTGGTTTATATTCAAGATGAAGTTGGTCGGAGTTGGGCTTATGGGATCTGTTCTGTCTCGATGCTTGTCGCGATTTCGTTGTTTCTTTTGGGGACTAAGCGGTACAGATACAAGAAGAGCAAGGGGAGCCCTGTTGTTCATATACTTCAAGTGATTGCTGCAGCAATCAAGAAGAGAAAACTGGAGCTTCCTCAGAATGTTGGTATGCTTTATGAGGATTCTTCTGAGCAAGGTTCAAGAATCGAGCACACGAAACAATTCCA GTTCTTGGACAAGGCTGCAATCGTTGAACAAGGAGATTTTGAGGCGCATGGAGCTGCTTCAGCTCTAAATCCATGGAAGCTAAGCTCAGTGACGAAAGTGGAGGAGGTGAAAATGATGGCAAGATTGCTGCCAATATGGGCCACAACCATCATCTTCTGGACTACATATGCCCAGATGATCACTTTCTCAGTTCAACAAGCTTCCACCATGGAAAGGTCCATTGGATCATTCCAAATCCCAGCAGGCTCTCTCACTGTCTTCTTTGTAGCAGCCATACTGATAACTCTTGGTGTTTATGACCGTATAATCATGCCTCTTTGgaagaaatggaaaggaaaacaag GTTTCACAAACATTCAGAGAATGGCCATAGGCCTTGTCCTGTCAATACTTGGAATGGCAGCAGCAGCCATAGCCGAGAGGAAGAGGCTAGCAGTGGCAAAAGCAGTGGGCGGCGACACAGCTACTCTGCCTATAAGTGTGTTCCTATTGATCCCACAGTTCTTCTTGGTGGGTGCAGGGGAAGCCTTCATATACACAGGGCAGCTTGATTTCTTCATAACCAAGGCCCCCAAAGGGATGAAAACCATGAGTACTGGCCTCTTCCTCACCACTTTATCACTTGGGTTTTTCATCAGCAGCTTCTTGGTTTCTGTTGTGAAGAGAGTGACAGGAACCGATGGAGAAGGCTGGCTTGCAGACAATATAAACTACGGCAGACTTGACTGTTTCTATGGGCTATTGACCATATTAAGCCTTATAAACTTTGTTGCTTTTCTGGTTTGTGTTATATGGTACGTGCCACAAAAGCGCAAGGACCAGCAGAAGAGTGGCATAGTCAATGGCAACATGGCTGAAGAGAAATGCTAG
- the LOC111780627 gene encoding heme oxygenase 1, chloroplastic-like, protein MASLNSISPSQSLFNKTLFMVPASFSNPSLDSCFLPKRVLFAKNPVGISTVRTKFVPLILATTAEKPKKRYPGESKGFVEEMRFVAMKLHTRDQAKEGEKVSKEPQEGPVAEWEPTVEGYLRFLVDSKLVYDTLDTIIAKAVFPFYAEFSNTGLERSEPLAKDLEWFKEQGFVIPEPSSPGITYARYLEEISEKDPQAFICHFYNMYFAHTAGGRMIGRKVAEKILNNKELEFYKWEGDLSQLLENVREKLNKVTESWSREEKNHCLEETEKSFKHSGEILRLILSR, encoded by the exons ATGGCTTCCCTTAACTCAATTTCCCCTTCTCAGTCTCTCTTCAATAAAACCCTTTTCATGGTTCCCGCTTCTTTTTCGAACCCAAGTTTGGATTCCTGTTTCTTACCCAAAAGGGTTCTCTTCGCGAAGAATCCTGTGGGAATTTCAACCGTTCGAACGAAGTTTGTGCCCCTTATTTTGGCCACCACGGCTGAGAAGCCGAAGAAGAGGTACCCTGGTGAATCAAAGGGGTTTGTTGAGGAGATGAGGTTTGTGGCGATGAAATTGCACACCAGGGATCAAGCTAAAGAGGGTGAGAAAGTGAGCAAAGAGCCCCAAGAGGGGCCTGTTGCTGAATGGGAGCCGACTGTTGAAGGGTATTTGAGGTTTCTTGTTGATAGCAAACTGGTTTATGATACACTTGATACAATCATTGCCAAGGCTGTATTTCCGTTCT ATGCAGAGTTTAGTAACACAGGATTGGAAAGGTCTGAACCATTGGCAAAAGATTTGGAATGGTTCAAAGAGCAAGGCTTTGTGATTCCTGAGCCTTCTTCTCCTGGAATTACCTATGCTCGTTATCTTGAAGAGATATCCGAGAAGGATCCTCAAGCAtttatttgccatttctaTAATATGTACTTTGCCCACACTGCTGGTGGTCGGATGATTGGGCGAAAg GTAGCAGAAAAGATACTCAACAACAAAGAGTTGGAATTTTATAAATGGGAGGGTGACCTTTCCCAATTGCTGGAGAATGTAAGGGAGAAGCTGAACAAAGTTACCGAA AGCTGGAGTAGGGAGGAGAAGAATCATTGCCTGGAGGAAACTGAGAAATCTTTTAAGCACTCGGGAGAAATTCTCCGTTTGATATTGTCAagatga